Proteins co-encoded in one Ruegeria sp. HKCCD4315 genomic window:
- the surE gene encoding 5'/3'-nucleotidase SurE: MRILLTNDDGINAPGLITLEAIAAELAGPDGEVWVVAPAFEQSGVGHCISYTHPTMIAKLSERRYAAEGSPADCVLAGLHDVMADRRPDLVLSGVNRGNNSAENTLYSGTIGGAMEAALQGVPAIALSQYFGPRNLGLDDPFEAAARFGADLVRRILDANPAEQGDYRLFYNVNFPPVPADEVLGTRVAAQGFRRDTHFSVEPHSSPSGRRFLWIKGGYQHNPTAPGTDAAVNLEGYISVTPMRADLTAYDMLEALKAVE, from the coding sequence ATGCGTATTCTTCTGACCAATGATGACGGGATCAACGCTCCGGGCTTGATCACGCTTGAGGCGATTGCGGCCGAACTGGCTGGGCCGGATGGCGAAGTTTGGGTGGTTGCGCCTGCCTTCGAGCAATCCGGGGTCGGGCATTGCATCAGCTACACCCATCCCACAATGATCGCCAAGCTGAGCGAGCGGCGCTATGCAGCCGAAGGCTCGCCTGCGGATTGTGTTTTGGCGGGGCTGCATGATGTGATGGCAGACCGCCGACCCGATCTGGTTTTGTCCGGTGTAAACCGGGGGAACAACTCGGCTGAGAACACGCTTTATTCCGGCACGATTGGCGGTGCGATGGAGGCAGCCCTGCAAGGTGTGCCTGCAATTGCACTGTCGCAGTATTTCGGCCCGCGCAATCTTGGGCTGGATGATCCGTTTGAGGCCGCCGCACGCTTTGGCGCTGATCTGGTCCGGCGTATTCTGGATGCCAATCCGGCCGAGCAGGGCGATTACCGCCTGTTCTATAACGTGAATTTCCCACCCGTTCCGGCAGATGAGGTGCTGGGCACGCGCGTTGCAGCGCAGGGCTTCCGGCGCGACACGCATTTCTCGGTCGAACCGCACAGCTCGCCCTCGGGGCGGCGGTTCCTGTGGATCAAAGGCGGTTATCAGCACAACCCAACCGCCCCGGGCACCGATGCGGCGGTCAATTTGGAAGGCTATATCTCGGTCACGCCAATGCGTGCTGACCTGACCGCCTACGACATGCTGGAGGCGCTGAAGGCAGTCGAATGA
- a CDS encoding protein-L-isoaspartate(D-aspartate) O-methyltransferase has translation MSGLDPETVMQFLFALRKRGVTDARVLAAMEQVDRGRFVTGLFADRAYEDMPLPIACGQTISQPSVVGLMTQALDVRARDTVLEIGTGSGYQAAILSKLARRVYTVERHRRLVNETGKLFADLGLTNITAMLSDGSFGLPEQAPFDRIIVTAAAEDPPGPLLAQLKIGGIMVLPVGQSDAVQQLIKVTRTETGLDYDELTSVRFVPLLEGLGKDET, from the coding sequence ATGAGCGGACTGGACCCTGAAACCGTAATGCAGTTCCTGTTTGCCCTGCGCAAACGGGGCGTGACCGATGCGCGCGTTCTGGCAGCGATGGAGCAGGTGGACCGGGGCCGGTTTGTCACCGGCCTGTTTGCAGACCGCGCTTATGAGGACATGCCGCTTCCGATTGCCTGCGGCCAGACGATCAGCCAGCCTTCGGTTGTCGGGCTGATGACGCAGGCGCTGGATGTGCGTGCACGGGACACCGTGCTCGAGATTGGCACTGGTTCAGGCTATCAGGCGGCGATCCTGTCCAAGCTGGCGCGCCGGGTTTACACGGTCGAACGCCACAGGCGGTTGGTCAATGAAACGGGTAAGCTGTTTGCCGACCTGGGACTGACGAATATCACTGCCATGTTGTCGGATGGATCCTTTGGTTTGCCGGAACAGGCGCCGTTTGATCGGATCATTGTGACCGCAGCGGCCGAAGACCCTCCGGGCCCGCTCTTGGCGCAGCTGAAAATCGGGGGTATTATGGTTTTACCCGTGGGTCAGTCGGACGCCGTGCAGCAGTTGATCAAAGTGACGCGCACTGAAACCGGTCTGGACTATGATGAATTGACGTCGGTTCGTTTTGTGCCTCTGCTGGAGGGGCTTGGGAAGGACGAGACGTAA
- a CDS encoding peptidoglycan DD-metalloendopeptidase family protein, with product MKAVSKSAMRRCATGLVAVVVLAGCEGPLDYDLRGQVGGFSTADAAQASTTSRPTPDSRGVITYPNYQVAVARRGDTVRDVAARVGLPESELSRFNGLQATDSLREGEVLALPRSVGAGSGVDIASVAGSAIDQAPDTGSVQTTTLEPAKPAPTAAPVPSGPEPVRHKVKRGETAYTISRLYQVPVDALAEWNGLGPDFTVREGQFLLIPVKNQPAPRQSAAAAAAPVAATEVTEPGQGSPTPTPPSATQPLPEEKVAPKAEAPDVTAEAPTNTRSSALSLPVSGTIIRGYNKGKNEGIDIAAAPGTAVTAAEAGTVAAITADADQVPIIVVKHKNDLLTVYANVDDITVKKGDRVRRGQKLAQLRGGDNAYVHFEVRKGFESVDPEPYLK from the coding sequence ATGAAAGCAGTATCCAAATCAGCTATGCGCCGCTGCGCGACCGGACTGGTCGCTGTCGTCGTTTTGGCCGGGTGTGAAGGGCCCTTGGACTATGATCTGCGTGGGCAGGTCGGTGGGTTCTCGACTGCCGATGCGGCGCAAGCTTCCACCACATCGCGGCCCACACCGGACAGCCGGGGTGTGATCACTTATCCCAACTATCAGGTTGCCGTAGCCCGTCGGGGCGACACAGTGCGTGACGTTGCCGCGCGTGTTGGCCTGCCGGAAAGTGAGTTGTCGCGCTTCAACGGATTGCAGGCCACCGACAGTTTGCGAGAAGGCGAAGTGCTGGCCTTGCCGCGCTCGGTCGGTGCCGGTAGCGGGGTGGATATCGCTTCGGTGGCCGGAAGTGCGATCGATCAGGCCCCGGATACGGGTTCGGTTCAGACAACGACATTGGAACCAGCGAAACCCGCGCCAACCGCCGCCCCTGTGCCTTCGGGGCCGGAACCGGTCCGGCACAAGGTCAAACGGGGCGAGACGGCCTATACCATCTCGAGGCTCTATCAGGTGCCGGTCGACGCGCTTGCGGAGTGGAACGGGCTTGGGCCCGATTTTACCGTGCGCGAAGGTCAGTTTCTATTGATTCCGGTCAAGAACCAGCCTGCACCACGGCAAAGCGCTGCGGCGGCTGCGGCACCTGTTGCGGCCACTGAAGTGACCGAGCCGGGGCAGGGATCGCCAACACCGACCCCGCCAAGCGCCACCCAGCCGCTGCCTGAAGAAAAAGTTGCACCCAAAGCTGAGGCACCGGATGTGACGGCCGAAGCCCCGACCAATACGCGCTCTTCGGCCCTTTCACTGCCAGTAAGCGGTACCATCATCCGTGGCTACAACAAGGGCAAGAATGAAGGCATCGACATAGCCGCAGCACCCGGTACGGCTGTAACAGCGGCCGAGGCAGGTACGGTTGCGGCGATAACGGCGGATGCGGATCAGGTTCCGATCATCGTGGTTAAACACAAAAACGATCTGCTGACAGTTTATGCCAACGTAGACGACATTACCGTAAAGAAAGGTGACCGCGTGCGTCGTGGTCAAAAGCTGGCGCAGTTGCGGGGTGGAGACAACGCCTATGTACATTTTGAAGTGCGCAAAGGGTTCGAGTCTGTTGATCCAGAGCCCTACCTGAAGTGA
- a CDS encoding YafY family protein encodes MRRTDRLFDIIQILRDGKLHRAQDIADRLEVSVRTIYRDMDTLVASGVPVEGERGVGYMVREQITLPPLNLTTAELEALNLGMAIVAEAADPDLKAAANSLADKIDAVLPTQVIAEADAWKFAVYPFADAARGLAHMAPIRAAIKSRQKLRLSYQRIDGVLTERTIRPLHMEYWGRVWTLTAWCELRQGFRVFRIDLIETIAPLPELFADEPGKRLSDYDPNV; translated from the coding sequence ATGCGCCGCACGGATCGTCTTTTCGACATCATACAGATCCTGCGCGACGGCAAACTGCACCGTGCGCAGGACATTGCGGACCGGCTCGAGGTATCGGTCCGCACCATCTATCGCGATATGGATACGCTGGTGGCTTCGGGTGTTCCGGTCGAAGGCGAACGCGGCGTGGGCTACATGGTGCGCGAGCAGATCACCCTGCCCCCGCTGAACCTGACTACAGCCGAGCTTGAAGCGCTCAACCTCGGTATGGCTATCGTGGCCGAGGCCGCCGATCCTGACCTGAAAGCCGCTGCCAATTCTCTGGCTGACAAAATCGATGCCGTCTTGCCCACGCAGGTAATAGCCGAAGCCGACGCATGGAAGTTCGCCGTTTACCCCTTTGCCGATGCCGCCCGTGGGCTGGCACATATGGCCCCGATCCGCGCAGCCATCAAATCGCGCCAGAAACTTCGCTTGTCATATCAAAGGATCGACGGGGTTCTGACCGAACGCACCATCCGCCCGCTTCACATGGAATACTGGGGCCGCGTCTGGACCCTCACCGCTTGGTGCGAACTTCGTCAGGGTTTCCGCGTCTTCCGTATCGACCTGATCGAAACTATCGCGCCGTTGCCGGAACTCTTTGCGGACGAACCCGGCAAACGCCTGAGCGACTACGACCCAAACGTCTGA